In a genomic window of Trachemys scripta elegans isolate TJP31775 chromosome 12, CAS_Tse_1.0, whole genome shotgun sequence:
- the LOC117885331 gene encoding beta-1,3-galactosyl-O-glycosyl-glycoprotein beta-1,6-N-acetylglucosaminyltransferase 7-like has product MNQLDATKSGFLVCIGLCIFIFTFIYVRNTFSKVPSEQKSFPDTTECGVYPDELCSALFEGKSAAPQIGNLCQIIHQPEMPDCIRTPCNCSSVLKSLHFITRPLSEEEGNFSLAYIITIHKELEMFVKLLRAIYLPQNVYCIHIDEKSPQDYKTAVQNLVNCFENIFISSKRENVVYAGFSRLQADINCMKDLVNAKTQWNYVINLCGQDYPIKTNKEIIQYIKSKWNDKNITPGVVQPPHMKHRTHLSYKEYVHSGTSYVYPTKNMKDDPPHNLTIYFGTAYYVLTRKFVEFTLTDVRAKDLLEWSKDTYSPDEHYWVTLNRLSDAPAATPNAQWEGNIRAIKWKDQEGVAHNGCKGHYIRDICVYGLGDLQWIIESPNLFANKFEPTTYPLVMDCLERRYRLKVLQQAEVPLEAHWHFQESNYFNMKLNV; this is encoded by the exons ATGAACCAACTTGATGCAACAAAATCAGGATTTTTAGTGTGCATTGGCCTCTGTATTTTCATCTTCACTTTTATCTATGTAAGAAACACATTTTCTAAGGTACCAAGTGAACAAAAATCCTTCCCAGATACAACAGAATGTGGTGTTTATCCAGATGAACTTTGTTCAGCgctttttgaggggaaaagtgcTGCACCTCAAATTGGAAATTTGTGTCAGATTATTCACCAACCTGAAATGCCTGACTGCATACGGACTCCATGCAATTGCTCCAGTGTCTTGAAGAGTCTGCATTTTATAACAAGACCACTATCTGAAGAAGAAGGAAACTTCTCCTTGGCATACATCATCACAATTCACAAGGAGTTAGAAATGTTTGTGAAGCTACTCAGAGCCATTTATCTGCCTCAGAATGTTTATTGCATACACATAGATGAAAAGTCACCACAGGATTACAAAACTGCAGTGCAAAACCTAGTTAactgctttgaaaacatttttatttcatcaaaaagagaaaatgttgtTTATGCAGGATTTTCAAGATTACAAGCTGATATTAATTGTATGAAGGACTTAGTTAATGCCAAAACTCAATGGAATTATGTTATTAATCTGTGTGGCCAGGATTATCCcatcaaaacaaacaaagaaattatACAGTACATCAAAAGTAAATGGAATGATAAAAATATTACTCCTGGGGTGGTCCAACCTCCTCATATGAAACATAGGACGCATCTTAGTTACAAAGAATATGTACATTCAGGAACATCCTACGTGTATCCAACCAAGAATATGAAAGATGATCCTCCACATAACTTAACTATCTATTTTGGTACTGCTTACTATGTACTCACTAGAAAGTTTGTGGAGTTTACACTGACCGATGTACGTGCAAAAGATTTGCTTGAATGGTCAAAGGACACATACAGTCCAGATGAGCACTACTGGGTCACACTGAATCGTTTAAGTG acGCTCCAGCTGCTACACCAAATGCACAGTGGGAAGGAAATATACGAGCTATTAAATGGAAAGATCAAGAAGGAGTTGCACATAATGGCTGCAAAG GTCATTACATCAGAGATATTTGTGTCTATGGACTGGGGGATTTACAGTGGATCATTGAATCACCTAATTTATTTGCCAACAAGTTTGAGCCCACAACATATCCGCTTGTTATGGACTGCCTAGAGAGACGCTATAGGCTTAAAGTACTGCAGCAAGCTGAAGTCCCACTAGAAGCCCACTGGCATTTTCAGGAAAGTAACTATTTTAATATGAAGTTGAATGTTTGA